The region ACCTTTCTCCTGTTACTGTTCACTGTATTGACGTACTCCGCCTCCGCACAAACCGCCACCCTGCGGGGGCGTGTTCTGTCGGCGACGGACAGTACGGCGCTCGCGGGGGCCACGGTCATGACCCCGGGAGGAAGCGTCAACACCATGTGCGACGCGCAGGGCCTCTTTTCGCTGGGGAAAGTCCCCCGTTCGACCCGGACGATCCAGATCGTCTTTCTGGGATATGCCACGGCAGAGATTACGGTCGCCATCAAATCGGCGACGCTCGACCTGGGAAATATCTACCTGAAGGAGAACACCAACCAGATAGATGCCGTCGTAGTGCAGAGCGAAGCTCCGATGTCGATCCAGAAGACGGACACCACCCAGTTCAACGCGGCCGCATTCAAAACCACGCCCGACGCCGATGCTGACGAACTGCTGATGAAGATGCCGGGCGTCGTGATCCAGAACGGCCGGGTGGAGGCGCAGGGCGAACCGATCCGCAAAATCTACGTGGACGGACGGCTCTTCTTCGGCACCGACCCGATGGCAGCACTGAAAAACCTGCCTGCGGACGCCATCGAAAGCATCCAGATTTTCGACGAACAGAGCGAGCAGTCCCGCCTGATCGGATTCGACGACGGCAACAGCCAGAAAGCGATCAACATCGTCACCAAAGCCAAAGACGGGAAAAGCACCCTGTTCAAAGGAGAAGGATCGGGAGGAACCGACCTGGACGACAACAACCGCAAATTCCGCTACCTGACCGGCGGCAACTTTTCCCGGTTCACGCCCGCACAGCGGATTACCGTCACGGCGCTGGCAAACAACGTCAACACCATGAAATTCGGCCAGAACGAACTGGCCGACGAAGTGAAGGTGGACAACAACGGCAACCTGAGAAACCAGCCGATGGGCGTACAGCGCATCACAGGCATCGGTACGAACTACTCGGCCGAAACGAAAAAAATCCGCTTTTCGGGCAACTATTTCTACGACAACAACCGCAACGAGTTGGAAAACCTCAGTGAAAACGACTATTTTCCCGATCCTCGAGGCCTTTTCCAGAGCAAACACGTCACGAACCGCAACAATTCCCTCACCACCAACCACAACAACCGTCTTAACTTCCGGCTGGAGTGGAGGATCAACGCCAACAACACCTTCATCCTTTCGCCGCGGATCAACATCCAGAAAAACAACCGCATGGAACAGGGCCGGTCGCTCACCCTGCAAAGCAAGGAGTCCGGTCTCCCGCTCGACTCGGCCAACCGCAACACCACCGATTACCTGACCGACAATTTCAACTATTCGATCGCGGGCAACGCGACCTTCGCCCACCGGTTCCCCTCGAAAAAAGGCCGTTCCATCTCGGCCAACCTCACCTACAACTTCAGCAACCGGAGCCAGGACCGTCTGCAGCACGACCTGGAGCGGGCCAGCTACAAAAAGAACAAACAGAACGAATATTACTGGGCCCCGAGCAGCAACCCGATCGATCGTCTGACCGACCAGGTCACCACGAGCAACCTGCTCCGGCTACGGCTCACCTACGCGGAACCGTTCGCCAAACGGCACCGCATCCTCTTCAACTATGTGATGAGCCGGGACTGGGGAGCCACCGACAAACAGGCATACAGCAACCGCTACAAAAAGGAGCCGGAACACATTCCCGAATACAGCATCCGGGACTCCTCCCAGTGCAACAGCATGAACCGCGATTACAGCACGTTCGGAGGCGGATTCGGGTACGCCTATTACAGCAAGAAATACACGCTGAACACCTCGGTCGATTTCCAGAGCATCCGCCAGCAGCGGGAGGAGATCGAACCCCGGCCCGACAAAAGGAGCCAGTCGTTTTTCGACGTCCAGCCCACGCTGACGTTCCGCTATTCGCTGGAGAAAAGCCGCTACCTGAAGATACAGTACAGAGGACGCACCGTTCTGCCGCGCATCGACCAGATGCAGAATTACGTCAACAACAACTCGCCCACCAACGTCCGGGTCGGAAATCCCGATCTGAAAGAGGGTTACCAGCACACGCTGGACATCTTCTACAACGGCTCGAATGTCCGTAAGTCGAGAAACCTCACCATCACGATCAACGCCATGACCCGCTCCAACATCGTGGCCAACAGCACGGAGGTGATGCCCCGCGACACGCTGATCTATCCTTCGGCCGAAAAAACGCCCGGCACCGGGGTCATGGTAGAGGAAGGTGCGTTCGTCCGCCGCTACGTGAACCTGAACGGATACGTGGCCATCCGCACCTCGGGCACGTACAGCATGGCCGTGAAGCCCATCCGCAGCAACGTCAACCTCTCGATGAACTACAACTTCATCCGCACCCCCTCCGTCTACACCTACCTCAACTACGCGAACATCCATTCGGGCGGAGTACGCGTCGGCATCACCAGCAATATTTCGGAGAACGTGGATTTCAACTTCTACTCCAACACGGTCTTCAACTACACCCGCAACTCGGCCAAGGACAACGTGTCGTTTCTCAACCAGAACCTCTACTACTCGATGAGCGTCATCCTGCCGCTCGGGTTCACGTTCAACACGCTGGCCACCTGGAAATACTACACCAGCTCCAGTTCGACCGACTTCACCAGTTCGTTTTTCCTGCTCGACGTAGGGATCGGCAAGAAGGTGTTCCGCCACCGGAACGGCGAATTCCGCATCACGGCTTTCGACCTGCTGAACCAGAACCGCAACCTGCTGCACTACGTCTACGACGATCGCGTGAACGACGTGCGGACCAACACGCTGGGCCGCTACATTCTCGCCCGGTTCTCCTATCGCTTCAACTCCATGGTACACGGGAAGAAACGGGCACCGAAACTCCCGGCCGGAGAAAATTTTCAGGAGATCGACCTGAAGGATTTGAAAAAAATGAGTAATTTGCCGAAAAATTCGTCCGGAAAACCTGCGAAAAAGTGATTCCGGACCCCTTTTTCCGCTATGAGTGAAAGCAACAAGATATTGCGCGGGACCGAAACCGATCTGGAATTCGAAAACAAAATCCGTCCGCAGGAACTCGACAGTTTCAACGGCCAGGACAAGATCATCGAAAACCTGCGGATCTTCATCAAGGCGGCCCTGATGCGCGGCGAGGCGCTCGACCACGTCCTGCTGCACGGCCCCCCGGGCCTGGGCAAGACCACCCTGGCAGGCATCATCAGCAACGAAATGGGCGGCACGCTCCGCGTCTCTTCGGGCCCCGTACTGGACAAGCCGGGCGACCTGGCGGGCCTGCTCACCAACCTCAATCCGGGCGACGTACTCTTCATCGACGAAATCCACCGGCTGAGCCCGATCGTGGAGGAGTACCTCTATTCGGCCATGGAGGACTACAAGATCGACATCGTGCTGGACAAGGGGCCCAGCGCCCGTTCGATCCAGATCGAACTGAACCCCTTCACGCTGATCGGCGCCACCACCCGAAGCGGTCTGCTCACCAGTCCGCTGAGAGCACGGTTCGGCATCCAGTGCCACCTGGAATACTACGACACCCGCACGTTGGCGGGCATTATCCACCGTTCGGCCTCCATTCTGAACATCCCGATCGACGGGGAGGCCTCCCGCGAAATCGCCCTCCGCAGCCGGGGCACGCCCCGGATCGCCAATTCGCTGCTGCGCCGCGTAAGGGATTTTGCCATGGTCAAGGGAGACGGACGGATCGACCTGGATATCACCCGTTTCGCACTGGGCGCACTCAACATCGACGCCCGGGGGCTCGACAGGATGGACCACAAAATCCTCTCGACCATCATCCACAAGTTCAACGGCGGTCCGGTGGGAATCAATACCATCGCCACGGCGGTGGGCGAGGAGGGGGGCACGATCGAAGAGGTCTACGAACCGTTCCTCATCAAGGAGGGATTTTTGAAGCGGACGCCCCGGGGACGCGAAGTGACCGAACTAGCCTACACGCATCTGGGCATCGTTCCTCCCGCCCAGGAAGGGACCCTGTTCTGAACATGGAACGCCCGACCGGAAAAAACGGCACATACCCCGACAAAAAAGGGAGGAACGTTCATGAAGTTCCTCCCTTTTCCGTATCCGCCCGAAGAATACCCGCTTCCCGGAACAAACTCCGGACAGCATCTCA is a window of Gallalistipes aquisgranensis DNA encoding:
- a CDS encoding TonB-dependent receptor, giving the protein MKRTFLLLLFTVLTYSASAQTATLRGRVLSATDSTALAGATVMTPGGSVNTMCDAQGLFSLGKVPRSTRTIQIVFLGYATAEITVAIKSATLDLGNIYLKENTNQIDAVVVQSEAPMSIQKTDTTQFNAAAFKTTPDADADELLMKMPGVVIQNGRVEAQGEPIRKIYVDGRLFFGTDPMAALKNLPADAIESIQIFDEQSEQSRLIGFDDGNSQKAINIVTKAKDGKSTLFKGEGSGGTDLDDNNRKFRYLTGGNFSRFTPAQRITVTALANNVNTMKFGQNELADEVKVDNNGNLRNQPMGVQRITGIGTNYSAETKKIRFSGNYFYDNNRNELENLSENDYFPDPRGLFQSKHVTNRNNSLTTNHNNRLNFRLEWRINANNTFILSPRINIQKNNRMEQGRSLTLQSKESGLPLDSANRNTTDYLTDNFNYSIAGNATFAHRFPSKKGRSISANLTYNFSNRSQDRLQHDLERASYKKNKQNEYYWAPSSNPIDRLTDQVTTSNLLRLRLTYAEPFAKRHRILFNYVMSRDWGATDKQAYSNRYKKEPEHIPEYSIRDSSQCNSMNRDYSTFGGGFGYAYYSKKYTLNTSVDFQSIRQQREEIEPRPDKRSQSFFDVQPTLTFRYSLEKSRYLKIQYRGRTVLPRIDQMQNYVNNNSPTNVRVGNPDLKEGYQHTLDIFYNGSNVRKSRNLTITINAMTRSNIVANSTEVMPRDTLIYPSAEKTPGTGVMVEEGAFVRRYVNLNGYVAIRTSGTYSMAVKPIRSNVNLSMNYNFIRTPSVYTYLNYANIHSGGVRVGITSNISENVDFNFYSNTVFNYTRNSAKDNVSFLNQNLYYSMSVILPLGFTFNTLATWKYYTSSSSTDFTSSFFLLDVGIGKKVFRHRNGEFRITAFDLLNQNRNLLHYVYDDRVNDVRTNTLGRYILARFSYRFNSMVHGKKRAPKLPAGENFQEIDLKDLKKMSNLPKNSSGKPAKK
- the ruvB gene encoding Holliday junction branch migration DNA helicase RuvB, with protein sequence MSESNKILRGTETDLEFENKIRPQELDSFNGQDKIIENLRIFIKAALMRGEALDHVLLHGPPGLGKTTLAGIISNEMGGTLRVSSGPVLDKPGDLAGLLTNLNPGDVLFIDEIHRLSPIVEEYLYSAMEDYKIDIVLDKGPSARSIQIELNPFTLIGATTRSGLLTSPLRARFGIQCHLEYYDTRTLAGIIHRSASILNIPIDGEASREIALRSRGTPRIANSLLRRVRDFAMVKGDGRIDLDITRFALGALNIDARGLDRMDHKILSTIIHKFNGGPVGINTIATAVGEEGGTIEEVYEPFLIKEGFLKRTPRGREVTELAYTHLGIVPPAQEGTLF